A stretch of DNA from Lotus japonicus ecotype B-129 chromosome 4, LjGifu_v1.2:
TGCttggaaatgacaggactctAATGAAAATAATAAGGCCCATCAATATACCAATGACCATCAAATTACTATTATTAAAAGCAGCAATGATCAACATAAGGGCAGGGCCCATCAgattaatattacagagcgtttacaaatgaatattaCACAAAGTGTTGTGTCAGTTTGTggtgatgtctacatagctttggtgactaagaggaacaccaaaagtaacaagccAAGCTTCGAATTCTGATGTGAACCTGCGTAAACGTGTATCATATGGGACGCACCAGCTTACTGATATAGGATCAACATACCGTTCCCACTAgagagcaattggcggcatagaatgtccaggagttagatggagctacattatagagaataacaataaaattagataacttgcaAATACAACAAATTAATTCACAAACTGGATATTAGTGTACGcaataaaaaaatacctgtacaaagtgatttatcacatgacTAACAGCTATAACACGATGTACAGGAGGTGGACCTTCTCCTCTTAGTGGAAGGTATGACCAACAACCCTTAGAAGAGATGGATATGAAAACCacttggaacctggttgctacaaggtatcccatctctggcagttgcatccatttatcctcggtagccggatgaccaggaggaagagtgagtcgggaatgtaaggcattaaccacatgtctggaccacatttcatcatacaaCCCTCTGTGTCGTTCAAGTTCGTCTATCAACGCTTCCCTAACCCATGACCAACCTTCCTCACCTGATGGTAGTCCCAGTAATGCAGCAATggctctatagccacagttaccatcatcctcaacattctgaactgtgtgtatatatgggtggaaaaaggatggaaaatgacccatgaaatagcttgtatcagacttcttcacacgcttcttcttctttggtggttgcGAAGCCTTCTTTGCCTCTTTGATCTCCCTTTCAATATGTTCAAAAcctgaaggatcacgagtcaaggatcctattgctttaACCTTGGGTGGTTTTCTTTCGTTCGCCTTAAGAGTGCGCTTGGACCTTATCTGAACCTCAGGAGTACAAAgtgaactgctttcaggacaatagatagcttgaagcttcctccttaccatactccgccctccagtatccaaagaactgaaataatgtgtcaatgcctcaacttctggttgcatatctccatggttcatgccgcaaatatggttgctgatagtatctgcaacaggttcaggtacatgctcccaactcagtctcttccagaatggatgaattgcctcatatggaattctttcataacctgcaAGTTCATAAAAGTGTCACTTTtaataacaaatagaattaattgacaagagagtggttgaccggtgacctgcaagttcacaaccgcaaggcagtccatgagtctctctcaacaagcaatcgcatcggccgtaggacttcattcttatatgttcaGCATTAAGGAGCTgcaggcatttgtttgacacaaatcctctaatatttgtgtaaaatgggcacatgaaaatgtgatcaattctgtgaatactgcgctcaaacgatgctaatatttcagtatgtcgattacatgtcaaactatgcgacgcatcccaagaagtggccaggtcacccttgcaatcccgcagcatcttcttcaaactggcatgtgcaccctcagccctgcaaacaacaaaccgatatcttattaactctccaatgtaaacaatctatcaaatgaaaaacatataacaaggcataaattaagctcatataatttttgtacctgttacttgttgttgttccaaagtgcatcacatgatttgtccatgccttggcaaatttttcctagtggaccaaccatgtagtagaacaatagaaGGTAAAGTTGTTGTATTTGtccttgcacatattaaacaattgcatccattgaacttcaaattcttcaactgttgcagcatccaccacctctcaccacttccccataaccaattcagcaaaatcatctgtaccaacatagagtttgcactttgccaaaacacacttgttgatgtgccacaagcataataaatggctggtgttgggaaggctttgcttagcagcactcaataaggcaagacccctgtcagtaacaatcaccttaggcaacatggcttgatcagctaatagagacttcatacactccagtgcccaaacgtagtcatatgtgccctcattaacaatgtagcaaaaggctatggagtatgtcttatctgtggaagtcagtccaacaatctcaagcaagggaattttatatttgtttgtcttttatgtgcaatccataatcactacatatggaaatgtgttgaacagtttgatagcatttggatgagcccaaaatacatccctaatgacttccgatccaggctcatgtctttcaaagtggacgtacttgtcaccgtccaacttcttcaacaagtgttgcatttctgtcaatgacccgcggagggattttcttaacctcttgcaagcaccataaatctgagatatggtagtcaagtttaaaggattgttttccttcaaagtcaacagcatctttctcggtggaacccaactctttgacattttttccacttgctccttctcttcggaatttagacgaccaacaaaattgtggccaagtagtgacctagctggttcatggttgtgtgtaccttccatcacctttagccgccaatctctatctaagccatttttcataggtcgtccttttagtctaaaaggacattctgtcttttgtgttctcgttccttcaacaaggtcagggtctctgtagggaacatacttaccatgcttctcgcaccccaacatgacataagcttttctgcttccatttccaccgctatctgactttgtgatcaacacaacatatccattttcaatcgcaattccatgaacccaattgataagatcatcacgggtagggaaaatctgttcaatgatgcatacccaacacacaaacaaggcataaacaagggtgatcaagacataataagaattgatatattacactttcaaaacaatgcaaaaatctgttcaaagaatacctgatcagttgtaaataaatgcgagacatctatacttatacacgggggtacaaatgctggtggtggcacctctgtagtggcctcttcaggttgagcattgttcaatccaacttcaatcaattgggattcatgaaatgaaaatgattctgtcatccctggaagagaatacggaactttattatccatattaactacggaactttataattcgtattgaatacggtATATAAATTTTCGTATTGACTACGGAAATTTATATTCTGTAGTTCATCACGtctcagaattcagaaaatcatcattctaactacttaaactacttaatctaacaacttcaactacttaaactaacaacatacaacaaacaactaacaacacttacctcaaatgctatctttttgcatccaatggtggagagcttgccaatgaaggagttggtggtggtggtaggaagaatggaagtgaggatgaaagtgaggtaggagagggtgagagagagggtggtctggaggcattgagggggttaagggggctggtgaggggttggtgacggaggagtaatggtggaggggttggtggagggaggagtaatggtggaaaaggtgatgactgtcagagttagaatacggaattttaacttccgtattctattttattgaatacggaagtttaagttccgtagggcattaatgggttaaaaaaaaagaggtggggCGCGGAGACCCATAGGgagggccccaaacccaactcccgggCACGACGGATTGAAAGATTCAGTGTTTGATTAGAATAATGGTAAAGGGAGAAAATTGATACTATTGCTAATTATCAgtacaagaaaagaagaaacatatctatctatctatctatctatctatctatctatctatctatctataaactatataaagggagagtttttgcaactttgagggtaaaatagtaattcaataaatcaatgcacatgagtgaatattttttcatgggcatatatgtaaatctatctatctatctatctatctataaactatataaagggagagtttttgcaactttgagggtaaaatagtaattcaataaatcaatgcacatgattgaatattttttcatgggcatatatgtaaatctatctatctatctatctatctatctatctatctatctataaactatataaagggagagtttttgcaactttgagggtaaaatagtaattcaataaatcaatgcacatgagtgaatattttttcgtgggcatatatgtaaatttgtaaataattaattataaaatcaatCTTGGCCGTTGATTGCTTCTAATCCTAACCGTGCATCATTTTCTTACAAAACCCTTTAAGAAACATCTTCACATTCTTGGTTGTTTTCtttgttgcttttgtaactCTTGAATGTGGTTACAAAAATAACAAgagtctcttcctttttctcccATATATGAAACACCTTTCCATTCCACTTTCAGATTCCTTTCATCTTTCTCATCTTGATCTCCAGAACCTCTATTCCTATGGAAGAAATCTCTCTCATTTGAATTCTCCAAAAGCATCATCCCCTACGTAAGAAGGTCTTCTGTCAGGTTAGAAATTTTCTACTTCATCTCTTCGTTTTTATCagtcacttcttcttcatcagttttcattCTTTAGGCATTAATGttcttctccatcatcatcgtCCATCCGGTAAGAGTTCTCTATGgattaataaaattattatgatattttcttaacttctattatgttttcttctttATCATTTCTCTTATTGTGTTTCATTGTTTTTGTAACTCTTGAATGTGGTTACAAAAATAACAAGAGTCCCTTCCTTTTTCTCCCATATATGAAACACCTTTCCATTCCACTTTCAGATTCCTTTCATCTTTCCCATCTTGATCTCCAGAACTTCTATTCCTATGGAAGAAATCTCTCTCATTTGAATTCTCCGAAAGCATCATCCCCTACGTAAGAAGGTCTTCTGTCAGGTTAGAAATTTTCTACTTCATCTCTTCTTTTTTATCagtcacttcttcttcatcagttttcattCTTTAGGCATTAATGttcttctccatcatcatcgtCCATCCGGTAAGAGTTCTCTATGgattaataaaattattatgatattttcttaacttctattatgttttcttctttAACATTTCTCTTATTGTGTTTCATTGTTTTTGTAACTCTTGAATGTGGTTACAAAAATAACAAGAGTCCCTTCCTTTTTCTCCCATATATGAAACACCTTTCCATTCCACTTTCAGATTCCTTTCATCTTTCCCATCTTGATCTCCAGAACCTCTATTCCTATGGAAGAAATCTCTCTCATTTGAATTCTCCAAAAGCATCATCCCCTACGTAAGAAGGTCTTCTGTCAGGTTAGAAATTTTCTACTTCATCTCTTCTTTTTTATCagtcacttcttcttcatcagttttcattCTTTAGGCATTAATGttcttctccatcatcatcgtCCATCCGGTAAGAGTTCTCTATGgattaataaaattattatgatattttcttaacttctattatgttttcttctttattatttcTCTTATTGTGTTTCATTGTTTTTCATGCAcaattttatgattttgtttccatttctttgacagttcaatctttagttaatgcaagtttcttgcttttcttttcattttcattatcaACTAAATCAACTAactgattttcttttcttctaatctAATACAATGAAGTTTTTGTtcttattttacatttaattggtttcatttcaattttttcttctttcaggtTTTACTGCTATTGTTTACGTTCTTCCAATATACTATCTTAAAAAtatgtaagtttcttgcatcTTTTGTACTTTTTAATTATTTGATTGTCAACTTGGTCTATTGAATGAGAgtcatctttattttatttcacttttttcagtgttgtcatcttcatcgtctTTCTTCTCTTCGAATACCTTATTATTGTTGTCATTTTAAGGTGTCACTTATATTACGAATGCactaattttacattatttGTTCAATTTTTGGTTTTGCTCTGCCTTCTTATTTCTTTTATCTATCAACTCTATTGGTTGAATgtacttcaattttttttttcatttccctATTGAAATCAAATCCTTAATTTTTTGACTAAAATTGAAGGATCAATGACATTcaagttaaattattttaatcttaaaTTTTTATGTTATAACTCAAccataatataaatatattaaatgttaTTTAAATACTAACTTTcggtttcaatttcaattcattTCTTCGTCTTTATAGTTTTAACTGCTTGAGAGTGAGAATTCTATGagacacatattattagtttatatttattgaaacattaatcaactaataattaatattaataatagaCCTTAAAtatttaaggcttaattgcacttttggtcccccaactatcgCCTTCCTGCAAAAATGGtccttaaacttcaaaattagcaaaaatggtcctccaactatacatgccGTTGCAATTTTGGTCTTCCGTTAGCATTCCGTCAggaaactaacgtgagaagctgatgtggctcactcacatgcttctcacgtgaccATTCAGGAGAGAGAGTGATGACTGGACAAACATGTGCGTGTCACGTGACACTAAAGGGTGTAATCAGGTCAAATtaactaattaactaattattaaaaaatcctTAATTTGTAATTTCAGAAATATTAATCTCAAAATAAACACACAAATATTCATGAGTATTATCAATGTTCTTCCTTCATGATCTCAACccagaaatttttttttgcctCCACCAAACTTGAACCCAGAAAAATAAATCATCTTCCTCACATTCTTCAATAAATAACTAAACCAGAAACATGAAAATCAAGATCAACCCTcccccaaacccagaaaatttacccataaattaattttttccaaaacaACAACCAAACCACAAAATTAAACCCCCAAAATCCAAAAACAATCAGAAAAATATGAACTACCCAGAAAAAGACATGAGAAGAACAACAATGCACATGGGTAAAATCTAAAATGGCTCCACGAAGCAAGCACAGTACCCAATTTATCAACAGTCacatgaaaaaaatcaaaattgatgAATACCTTTAAGAAACTAAATGAATTCAATCACGGAATAAGCATAAAAGTAAAGAAATTCTTTTACACTTGAATACTCATCTCTCTAACACTTGAATCGAATTAGGAAAACAATTATGGCAGGCCCAAAGGGGAGAAGTTACAGCTTTGCAATCCTTAACACAGGATGAGGAAGAAGGAGCCACAGGATTCAACAATTCCCAGaacatcaaaatcaaataacCCTAATCCCCAATTTACAAACAATCCAAACCTCAAGAACATATCGATGCCACCGTTTCCACCGTCCTATCTCAGGAATAGATCGAAGTCCTCCCCTCAAGCTTTCTCGTCACTGTCAacaaagtctatcaccaccaccatcgtgctTCCATCagttaagaagaagaagaaagaagggaaTAAAAACAGAAGAACCCAGTCGTACCCGAACCCAGATCGAGCAAGATTGAGACCAAGTGAACACGAATCGAACCATGGCTTTGTTTCGAGCTTTTAAGGTTGCCATGGGGTGGTTCCGCCCTTGATGGTTTGGCCGACGGTGGTGATGgcttttgtttggttttagagagagagatgatgggttcaggaagaaggaagaagaaaaggttTTTGAAGGTGAGGGGAGAGGAAGGGTGGCAGCTAAAGGATTAAGGGGAGAAGATGGTTGGTGGCTATGAGAGGAAAGATGGAGAATTAGGGTTCATGAAAGATGAAAGCAGAAGATGAAAGTAGAAGATGCCAGCAAAGCAGTGGGCAAGATCACGTGACACGCACATGTTTGTCCAGTCATCACTCTCTCTCCTGAATggtcacgtgagaagcatgtgagtgagccacatcagcttctcacgttagaTTCCTGACGGAATGCTAACGGAAGACCAAAATTGCAACggcatgtatagttggaggaccatttttgctaattttgaagtttaaggaCCAATTTTGCAGGAAGGcgatagttgggggaccaaaagtgcaattaagttaATATTTAAAGGTCATTCAATAAACAAAAACACTCATATACtccttcctcttgaacttccttcatcaatgtcattctatgGAATTCTACTATTACCTTcacaattattttaaataaatttattattgtttatttcttatgagttatgaaatgcaaaaagacaaatttaatattaaataaaaatatacataattataaaaataaatatcccaaacatgtgatagaaaaagaaaaaaaaaaccatcccTATCCAtttcctcttgaacttcctcTATCAATGTTAGTTTATATGTAACTTTCTACTATTCATCTCAATATCATTTTAAAAACATTTATTACTATTTAATTCATATTAAAGattatcttatatttttttccaaattcaaaGAATTTAGAAATGTAACAATTACAAGTAAAAACGAATATAGATTTTTTTCTAACGTTAAAAgccaacatttttttttacatgacgTTAACAATCAGAAccttaaaattttatgaaattcaATACACttgattaatttaataataataactcTAAATTCAATTGATAGACATATTAAATTCATATTCCATAAAActtattaaattttatatacAACTTGAACAAAAGTACTCATAGAGGattctcactttttttttccgaAATAAAGTTTATCtaattatcattttttaaaacatttctagttacaaaagaaaaaaactttaaaaatacaaaagcaaTCCACATAAACTGAGagctcaacataatattttttaaaaaatacaatttGTAACCACAGTGGCAGACATATATGCTTGCTGATTCCCTTGTGACTTGTTGGTTTGGAAAATCTCCACATACCAACCAGTTCGAGGTTCAGGGCCGGCAGAAAGCAAAGACATGGATATGCTACATCAAAGTTTGCAGTGTTTCTTCAAGCTGGTAGTGGTTCCTCCATAACTGTTGCATCATCAATCATTACCAGTTAGCCAATTTCCTTCACTTTTGGGGGTATGAAGACATAGGAGGGAGGGAGAAACAAATACCTTTTCTTTTTGAAGATGCTTCAACAACTTTTTCACCTGGTGCTTGGATTGGGACTTCAGGAAGGTCTAATTTCTCGTTGATATCTTCAGACACTGAAGTAGGAACTTCAGGAAGATCCTGGACAGTAAGCTGAAAACAAGAACCAGTCATCATACAATAACATCTTCTAGATGCATGATCTCCATCTATTATTGCACATTCATGGCATGCCTCTTTGTTTAATCATTAAGAGAAATTTAAGACATGGTCTAGCACATCATCTCAAAGGGGCACAAAATCATTATCTAATGTGTAAAAACACCTTGAAGATAGATTCAGTTCTATTGTGGTCCTCATCAGAACCATAGATATATAATAATTTGAGTACCTATACTCCATAGTAAATCCTACCTTGACTAAAAATTATTGATCTATATAAGTTTTTTAGCTGAAATTGTTTTATGTGATTATTTCCTTTCTACCAAATTTTGAGTAAATCTCCCATGCAATGAATAAGTGGCTCAAAATTCTGCTAAGAGGAATAAACACAGCTTGACTTCTATATGTTTCAACTGGCAGCTGTTTACATTGTGCAGCTAAATGCAGTAGGAATGTTGCTTCATCAGTATAAGCCAAGATTAATCTTAGAAATTAATTCACCATATAATAAAACCAACACAGATTCGACCTACAAAAGAACATTCCATAAACCTTGTTTGATAAATAAGCTGTTCTCCAGCCAAGAGATACAGAAAGGGAGAAGAGacaatttttctttaaaaaaattccaaataATACCTCAGTTTCCAAATTCTCAAATTCTGCTAAAATCTCCTCCTCGTCTTCTGCTGATAGCTGCTCCCCTAGTACTGCATTGATTTCCTTCAAATTCAACAAAATTATGGTATCCATCAGGAAACATCAAATACAAACAGAAAGAAACCGAGAGATGGATATTAAAAAAGAACGTAGCAGCAATATGAATAACCAAACATCTCATAAAGCTGCATCAAACAAGTACAACTCCAGTGCAATGACTCTAGACATGGAAATCAGTTTCCACAAAGAAGTAGGAGTAAGGATAAGAATGAAGTTAAACTCACATCTTGATAAGCTTTAGCTTCAGCAGTATCATCCATAAGTTTCTGAACATCCTCAATGTTTATCTCACTCTGTATGGCTTTCATTGCATCATTACCAGCCTTCAAACTATCAAACACAGCCTTCTGCTTGCTTGTCAATTCAATATCTGCTAACTAAACCAAAACGAATGAGTCCACATATTTGTTTTACATGTACGATCGTGTCAAGAAGTCATTTAGAGACAAGATCCACAGTGGCAACCAATAAGTCCCTGAGACTctttataagttataacatgCCATCACTTTGGCTGAATTGGGGCCATAGAGAGAATATATAttgaatattaaaatattacttGTTGTTCCACATTTAAAAGCCAGGCATCAACTTGCTTCAGCAATTCTTCTTGtgccttctttttctttaatgCTAACAATGCCCTGTCCTTCTTCTTTTCACGAATCAAGTCTCTTGCAGCTTGCTTTTCTGCTTCAATGACAGCATCAAGCTTGAAAAAGAGGATCACAACAAAGAAATAGGGTAAATTATCCAATGCAGAAAAGCATTATACTTTTGTACAAAATTTCTATTGACATTGACCTGACAGTTATGACATATCAAAAAAGATCCTGAACTTGATTAATTGGAAGTCATTAATTATTTCACCTACAGGAGATCAAAAGATAAAGTCTGATTCCAATGACTAAGCCATCAAACTTATTAGCATACTATAGAACTTTTTACAAGCCAATTTTATGCAAGTTACTGAATACTTCTAATCCACACATGCATCTCCCATCACGTCCTAATACACCATTTTGATTGAAATTGTTAAACTGTGCATTTACACATATTAATGTACACAACATGCCAATGATATTCAGCAGGTTTGTTGACAGTTTATAGCACACTATCTTAGTAAGTGTTGTGTATTGGTCTAGCCTAGAAGCCACAACAACTAATTTGTTCTTACATTTCCTAGAAGCACCTTTTATCTTGAAAATTGATTGGAATTTGTCCCTAGTTCAGGGTATTTCTTGTCAGTAATTTCAGAGGCCTTGGTAGAAATGAGGGGGTTAAAACTGTGTGCAATGCTTGCATTTCTATGGTATATTTGCTTGGGGTGCTAAATAGTATTTTAAAAACTGGTGCATGTTAAGGGCATATCCATTCAAGCCATGTCTGATACTCTCTCAAGTGATTCCAAGAGCCCCTTGCCCTTTTCTTCATAGCTTAATCAACAATACTAGCTAGTCATCATATCTACCACTATGCCCTAAACCCAAAATCATCTCCTGATATGAAATTTCAGCAACATAATTAA
This window harbors:
- the LOC130713417 gene encoding uncharacterized protein LOC130713417, giving the protein MCPFYTNIRGFVSNKCLQLLNAEHIRMKSYGRCDCLLRETHGLPCGCELAGYERIPYEAIHPFWKRLSWEHVPEPVADTISNHICGMNHGDMQPEVEALTHYFSSLDTGGRSMVRRKLQAIYCPESSSLCTPEVQIRSKRTLKANERKPPKVKAIGSLTRDPSGFEHIEREIKEAKKASQPPKKKKRVKKSDTSYFMGHFPSFFHPYIHTVQNVEDDGNCGYRAIAALLGLPSGEEALQLMESATPLGTITTNVERVESVVGVIKSCTPNGFGDAKVTLKDPTGTVDASIHRKAFTDSEFGNAITVGSVLVLQKVAVFAPSKYVRYLNITLPNVVEVFPQDNGPNDFIDITKD
- the LOC130715492 gene encoding vacuolar protein sorting-associated protein 20 homolog 2-like, whose translation is MGNIFVKKPKVTDVDRAILALKTQRRKLAQYQQKLDAVIEAEKQAARDLIREKKKDRALLALKKKKAQEELLKQVDAWLLNVEQQLADIELTSKQKAVFDSLKAGNDAMKAIQSEINIEDVQKLMDDTAEAKAYQDEINAVLGEQLSAEDEEEILAEFENLETELTVQDLPEVPTSVSEDINEKLDLPEVPIQAPGEKVVEASSKRKVMEEPLPA